The segment AAACGTGACCGATGGGAACACGACAGAGCCGGAGTAACAAGTGTCGAAACCTCCGAGTGATGTTGCATTTGCGTTCTTGACCCGTCGCCTGAACTCATTTCTCACGGCAACGTAAGCTGGTTCCACTAGCCTCGTGTAGACCGTCCCTGCATATGTACATTGTAAGTGTTTTTGTTTAACAATATACTTTTTTATTGAATGTCTAGAAGTTATGGATAGGGAActattttgaattaaattttgttataaaatagactTAATCCAACAGGAATTCACTAGTATAAAATTTCTCTAGAATCATCGAAACCCTGTGGCTATACAAAAATGTCTGTACCTATGGACAAAATTTCTATAGTGAATTCTTTGTATAACCACGTTTTGTGAAAAGAAATTTCTATAGCCACAAAAATAGTGGCTGTTCTGTAACCATTTACAATGTTTTTACTAGTGATTAAATATATGATTCCTTAAATTTCTATTAGGTAATCCAAGAACTTTTAGCCACTATGTAtgtttaacaatatttacaactAGGTGAgatcatatttttgtttaatatataaaattcactTAGTGAAATTGAACCCTTTAGATTTCTACTAGGTAATTCAAGAGTTTAGCTACTAGGCATGTTAAACAGTATTTACGATTAGGTGAGATCATTTTCtgttaaacatataaaatttaacTTAATGAGAGTTAAACCCATCACCAGAtgattttgttctttatttcagatcacaacaaataaaataataaagagaTGATTGAGAAGTCAATACCGGAGTCAAAGATGGTGCCAGCTCCTGTGGCCGGGTTAAAAGCGAGTGCATTTGGAGGAATATCCACAATTTTATTACCAACACGAATCCCAACCATGTTAACATAGTAAAGCGATGATCTCCGTGGGTTCTTTAATAATGGAGTGGTCTTGATCCGAACTGGTTGAAACTTAGGGCCTAATCTTAACGTTCCGGAGAAACTGCTGGACTTACTATTAGGCAAGCAATACGAGAATGTGGACTTGTAAAGGTTTTGCGTTTGTGAGATTAAAGACAATGGACCACGACCTAAACCCATGAGTCCTTGCGCTGGCAACGATGTTCCGGTGGCTTTGTTGATACACCCAAAAGCGTAGCCTGGGATGGCGTCATTGGTTAATGTTAGCGTGTCTTGTGTCAGAGATGCTGTGATGGTTGAACCACCGTAAGTCATATTGAAGCCACATGATTTGCTCACCGTGCACGTTGGATTTGGAGCCTGCAAAAAGCAGTTTTATCAAATTAATATTTGAGTAAATATTCGTACTATCGTACTACTTTACAGCGTATTTCGATAAAGACGTGTTATGAATGCATTGTTAAATGGGTTACgtttttaatttgtaaatgAACAGTCTTTTAGCAAACACTAACTAGCGTGACGACAAAGAATATGTATCATACAGTAAAATGTGCCCTACTAGTTGGTACAGTTTATAAAGTTAACGAATCTTAATACTGTATATACAATACCCGTGACTAACTAGAATAGAACTGATTTTTGTTATAAATGGTACATAGGGCCCGTGACTAGCTAGGCTTCTCGATGATGGTGTAATGACACCGCTAAAaatgaacttcacatccttGTATATAATCAAACACTAGACTCCAAAACGAGTGGTCCTTTACTTCGGTTTTGATTTTCTTGTGAAAACTAAATCCGAATAGTAATCCTATTCCTTACTattaaaattcattttcttcaacGAAAGAGTCCCAAAGTTCGAATCTCGATGAGTGGGAAATGATTAAAAAGTAACATGAATTTTCTCACAAACCTGAACAAGTTATTGTTAAGAATAGTTCTGGTGAACCAAAAATCAAATTCATTTTACTCTTTTGGTTCATATCAATATTACGGTTCAGATATAGTTTGGTTTTGAATAATACAACCAGTAAATTATGTTTCCAAATAACAATTAGCATATAGTATAACGAAGTGcattttgtatatatacatatttttttaaattgcattatatatatatatattttgtaaattgcattatatatatacttctatatatatattattttttgactaAAACATTTTGTACATTTACTTCTTTTTAAGGAAGCATTTTCAGTTATCTATGATTTTTGTTAGTTAAtattaataatgataaattataaattttaaaaaattaattgtatttattaatttatattagtttaacattgtgaaaacaaataatcatagaaaatgatacattcatgattaaaaaataatttagttttaaaacaaATAGAGTTAAAGTTTATATTATTCATTTCGGTTTGTtctgtttcagagtaatgttacCGTTCTGATATGAAGAATTTACGTCCATCCGCCAAAGGCTATACAACTAATCTATTTCAAGGGTATATAATACAAATAACTCATTACCTGTTTACACTGAGGAGCTTCACATTGAAAAGTGCGAGAAGAGCTTGACTTGGAAGGGTCAAAGAGAACAGAGGAAGCACAGCCAACGCAACCAGAACAAGGAACCCAAGTAACGTCATTGCTAGTGTCAAGAGCCACGAGCATGGGCTGGGCCGGTGTCCCAATGTTAGCCCTCACGATGTAAGTCGGGCTCTGAACGATGGAACGTCCCGAGGCGATTGGGACCCAAGGTTTCTTACCAACGGCGAGGCTTGACAAGTACTGGAGACGAGCATTGTCTTTAATAAGTGTGCTTTCCCATGAGACAGTGTTTGGTTGTTTGTATGGAGAGCAAGGACTGTCAATGTGGAACACTCTTAGATCTGAGGGGTGGCCTTGTGGGCTATTTCCATTGCAGTTTAGTGATTCAGAGTTCAAGATTAAGAGAGAGATGAATAAAAAGAGGAGTTGGATTCTCATTTTCTTAGATCTTATTTTGATCTTTGTGGGTTTTAAAGTGTTTGTGACTTGTGAGTGTTTATATAGTGAATGATGACTGAGTGTGTAGAAagtaataagaattaaaaatgaAGAGTGGGTTTACTTGAGAGAACAGACTGTATCCCATCTCCTTTTTTCTTTCTGATTTTTTCGGGTCCTCTAAATAtctcattactttttttttttttttttgtaacacaaataTCTCATTACTTAAGGAGTTGTAATTTGTAGTTTGCTTTGTGTATTATTCAATTGTTTTGTGCACTGATAGtttaatattagttaatttTCTAAACTACCATAAATTAGTAGTGCATTGGAAAAGACTTTAATAATAGCTCAATTGCTTCTATAcagatttatttatatatttttctaaacctataataaaaattgaatcAAGCATGTTATTATTGTAACAATTTTAATGATGTATAACATGCTAGAAACagattttagtattttttttgtaacacaactTATTTTCGTTAAAACTTTAACTTTTTAGATACAATAACAAGATACAATTACACATCCTCCTGGATAATAAACATaaactacaacaaaaaaaaaactaatgagataatatattttttttttttaaagataacaTCGAATTCGAGACGAACCTTGAATGCGTTGATAAAACTTTCGTAACAATGTTGGACAACTAAAATTTAGTCACATAACGTGACATCGAAGGCCAACTCTCACATGCGAAAGCATCAAAGTATTCTTGATTGCATTTTTGACCCCGTAGAGACCGTAATATCCTGTGATAATCTCAAAtcgataaatatttttaaaatttttgcttGGAAAAAGAACCATAACAGACTAAAACATTACAGTATTACACAATAGAGCTAACCATTTATTAGAACGTTTAAAAGCATCCAAAAGCTTAAAAGATTTGGTAAACGATGTTAGATTTTGATAGTTATTCATATTTATTTGGTTAGAAACAATTCTTAGGAGTTATCCAAATTCATAGGAATGTGTGGAGCAGTCTTGCTTAAGAAGAGATCTGAGAAAATGAGTTTGATAGTGTATTCTTGAAGAAATGTCAAAGGAATCAATCACGTGAGTAATGGCTAGTGATGTATCGAAATAAATGCATTATGTTTTGTTGCTTAATATGGAATGTATCAAACTACGCAATACTCATTAGTTATCAGTTATCAACATGTGGTGGGTTACATCTCACACTGGCCTCTTTTTCCACTCTATAGTGCTGTCAATCAATGATTCATtctcatcttatatattaaaacagaagtcacaaccttgattcatatgtgatttttttaaaaatagacctattcatagaaatttatactatattttaatttatactaataataaatataatttttaaaatattttaatcatagtatcttttgatatcttttcattttcattttaaatataaatatatttattttaaaattctaacaaatctgttgaaaaagatttttacaagatcttcatttttgaaattatatttaaatattttcactaatttcaaaattagtttaaaatattattatacattaatatacagttatataaaatgaaaaataaaaaaaatctataatattttagttattatataatcataatcaatcacattaaattaaaattattatattgagctaaatataataaaattgtattaaatttatatatttatatattttattttcgtaattataaaatatttat is part of the Brassica rapa cultivar Chiifu-401-42 chromosome A09, CAAS_Brap_v3.01, whole genome shotgun sequence genome and harbors:
- the LOC103841353 gene encoding aspartyl protease AED3, coding for MRIQLLFLFISLLILNSESLNCNGNSPQGHPSDLRVFHIDSPCSPYKQPNTVSWESTLIKDNARLQYLSSLAVGKKPWVPIASGRSIVQSPTYIVRANIGTPAQPMLVALDTSNDVTWVPCSGCVGCASSVLFDPSKSSSSRTFQCEAPQCKQAPNPTCTVSKSCGFNMTYGGSTITASLTQDTLTLTNDAIPGYAFGCINKATGTSLPAQGLMGLGRGPLSLISQTQNLYKSTFSYCLPNSKSSSFSGTLRLGPKFQPVRIKTTPLLKNPRRSSLYYVNMVGIRVGNKIVDIPPNALAFNPATGAGTIFDSGTVYTRLVEPAYVAVRNEFRRRVKNANATSLGGFDTCYSGSVVFPSVTFMFAGMNVTLPPDNLLIHSSSGSTSCLAMAAAPNNVNSVLNVIASMQQQNHRVLIDLPNSRLGISRETCT